From the genome of Winogradskyella forsetii, one region includes:
- a CDS encoding leucine-rich repeat domain-containing protein, whose product MKALKFLSVLLVFRMLLGCSKDNPIDEPQQSSEKQITNFQFLLSENPFDVNVIGNIDEVNKTISFNLPDGAEITALLPSIQISSNASYAPQGAQNFREPVIYTITAEDGTSETYTVKAILSQRHVLMAIFNANPNNTLDWILSDADLSNWTGVTTDANGNITELYLGYKELEVLPYEIGQLDNLTDLDLYYNNLISLPAEISNLTNLTSLNLGQNDLTEMPIDIGNLTNLTYLDFNLNELTEVPIEIGNLTNLTYLSFRANNLTSLPAEIGNLINLDTLWLMFNDLIELPSEIGNLTNLNTLITGYNNLTEIPAEIGDLTNLTGLSLGNNQLTSLPIQIGQLTNLTYFMLEDNQLINIPIQIGNLSNLEQLNLKKNELTQIPSEISNLINLTFLNVEENNLTSMPQAICDLETNYGTYIAKDTDVSCD is encoded by the coding sequence ATGAAAGCATTAAAATTTTTAAGCGTATTACTAGTTTTTAGAATGCTATTAGGCTGTAGTAAAGATAATCCTATTGATGAGCCACAACAAAGTTCTGAAAAACAAATAACCAATTTCCAATTTTTATTGTCCGAGAATCCTTTTGATGTTAATGTTATTGGTAACATTGATGAAGTCAACAAAACCATTAGTTTTAATCTACCAGATGGTGCAGAAATTACTGCGCTTTTACCAAGTATACAAATATCTTCAAATGCGTCTTATGCACCGCAAGGCGCACAAAATTTTAGAGAACCTGTTATATATACCATTACTGCAGAGGATGGTACAAGTGAAACTTACACCGTAAAAGCTATATTATCTCAACGTCATGTTTTAATGGCGATTTTTAATGCCAATCCAAATAATACACTAGATTGGATATTATCTGATGCGGACTTAAGTAACTGGACAGGCGTAACTACCGATGCAAACGGAAATATTACCGAATTATATTTAGGTTATAAAGAGTTGGAGGTTTTGCCTTACGAAATAGGACAGTTGGACAATTTAACTGATTTGGATTTGTACTATAATAATTTAATAAGTCTTCCCGCTGAAATAAGTAACCTAACTAATCTGACGAGTTTAAATTTAGGACAGAATGACCTAACTGAAATGCCAATTGACATAGGAAATTTAACTAATCTAACTTATTTAGACTTTAATCTTAATGAACTAACTGAAGTGCCAATTGAAATAGGAAACCTAACTAATCTAACATATTTGAGCTTCAGAGCTAATAACTTAACAAGTTTACCAGCAGAAATAGGAAATCTCATAAATTTAGATACGCTATGGCTAATGTTTAATGATCTAATTGAACTACCATCCGAAATTGGAAACTTAACAAATTTGAATACTTTAATCACGGGTTATAATAATCTAACAGAAATACCAGCTGAAATAGGGGACTTGACTAATTTAACAGGTTTGTCATTAGGCAATAATCAACTAACTAGTCTACCGATACAAATAGGACAGTTAACCAATTTAACGTATTTTATGTTAGAAGATAATCAACTAATTAACATCCCAATCCAAATAGGTAACCTTTCCAACTTAGAGCAGTTGAATTTAAAGAAAAATGAACTAACGCAAATCCCCTCTGAAATAAGTAATCTAATCAATTTAACATTTCTAAATGTAGAAGAAAATAATTTGACATCGATGCCACAAGCTATTTGTGACTTAGAGACTAACTATGGTACCTACATAGCAAAAGATACTGATGTAAGTTGTGATTAA
- the tpiA gene encoding triose-phosphate isomerase encodes MRKNIVAGNWKMNNDLAQTETLITALKNQSKTSDAEVMIAPTYTNLWQAFQTLRDSDIEVIAQNMHFAENGAYTGEISASMLKSIGIQTVILGHSERRAYFNETDDSLAKKVDAALENNMRTIFCFGEELSDRKAGNEEAVVESQIKNALFHLEADAFKSIVLAYEPVWAIGTGETASPEQAQDMHAFIRKTLANKYGNDVANSVSILYGGSVKPNNAQEIFGKPDVDGGLIGGASLKAEDFYAIVNAF; translated from the coding sequence ATGAGAAAAAACATAGTAGCAGGAAACTGGAAAATGAATAACGATTTGGCGCAGACCGAAACGCTAATTACCGCATTAAAGAACCAATCAAAAACATCTGACGCTGAGGTAATGATTGCGCCAACATACACCAATCTTTGGCAGGCTTTTCAAACGTTAAGGGATAGTGATATAGAAGTCATTGCACAAAACATGCATTTTGCGGAAAATGGTGCCTATACAGGCGAAATTAGCGCGAGCATGCTAAAAAGCATTGGGATACAAACCGTAATTCTTGGCCATAGCGAAAGACGTGCTTATTTTAACGAAACGGATGATTCATTGGCGAAGAAAGTTGATGCTGCATTAGAAAATAATATGCGTACTATTTTCTGTTTCGGTGAAGAATTAAGTGATAGAAAAGCGGGAAATGAAGAAGCGGTTGTAGAGAGTCAAATAAAAAATGCGCTGTTTCATTTAGAAGCAGATGCTTTTAAAAGTATAGTTTTAGCTTATGAACCCGTTTGGGCAATAGGCACAGGCGAAACTGCAAGTCCGGAGCAAGCACAAGACATGCATGCCTTCATCAGAAAAACATTAGCCAATAAATATGGTAATGATGTAGCCAATTCTGTTTCCATTCTTTATGGTGGAAGTGTGAAGCCAAATAATGCCCAGGAGATTTTCGGAAAACCAGATGTTGATGGTGGACTTATTGGTGGAGCTTCACTTAAGGCGGAAGATTTTTACGCTATTGTAAATGCGTTTTAA
- a CDS encoding ABC transporter permease: protein MIRYLLNKLGYAFITLVGVITVIFFLFTILPGDPAKMMLGQNQTAEQVQAVKQKYGFDKPIGTQFLYYLNDLSPISFHSNTPKDYTYLSPNKYAASELFTKGNTTTVLKLPYLRESFTKQGKKVTEVIAETIPNTFVLAVSAIFIAIVLGIIFGIISALYKDTWIDKSIQVLSTFGMSVPSFFSAILFAWLFGFVLHKYTNLEMTGSLYELDDFGEKMTIQWKNLILPAIVLGIRPLAVVIQLMRNSLLEVMNQDYIRTARAKGLSDYQVIKNHAVKNALNPVVTAISGWFASMLAGAVFVEYIFGWNGLGKEIVNALNTLDLPVIMGAVLVIAIVFITINIFVDVIYAWLDPRVKLS from the coding sequence TTGATAAGATACCTTTTAAATAAACTGGGATACGCCTTTATCACTCTAGTCGGTGTCATTACCGTTATTTTCTTTTTATTTACCATTCTGCCTGGTGATCCTGCAAAAATGATGTTGGGTCAAAATCAAACGGCCGAACAAGTACAAGCCGTAAAACAGAAATACGGATTCGATAAACCCATAGGCACCCAATTTTTATATTATTTAAATGATTTATCGCCAATTTCATTTCATTCCAATACACCAAAAGATTATACGTATTTAAGTCCGAATAAATATGCAGCATCGGAACTTTTTACAAAAGGAAACACAACTACAGTTTTAAAATTGCCTTATTTGCGTGAATCCTTCACGAAGCAAGGAAAGAAAGTCACAGAGGTTATAGCAGAAACGATTCCTAACACATTTGTTTTAGCAGTTTCGGCCATTTTTATCGCTATAGTACTGGGTATTATTTTCGGAATCATTTCAGCATTGTACAAAGACACTTGGATTGATAAATCCATTCAAGTGCTGAGCACATTTGGCATGAGTGTACCATCTTTTTTTAGCGCGATTTTATTCGCTTGGCTCTTTGGTTTTGTACTACACAAATATACCAATCTGGAAATGACAGGCAGCTTGTACGAACTTGATGACTTTGGTGAAAAAATGACTATTCAATGGAAAAACTTAATTCTTCCAGCAATTGTTTTAGGGATTCGTCCTTTGGCAGTTGTAATTCAACTGATGCGAAACTCTTTGTTGGAAGTCATGAACCAAGATTATATTAGAACCGCAAGGGCAAAAGGGTTGAGTGACTATCAGGTCATAAAAAATCATGCGGTAAAAAATGCTTTAAATCCTGTGGTGACGGCAATTTCCGGTTGGTTTGCCTCTATGTTGGCAGGCGCCGTTTTTGTGGAATATATTTTTGGTTGGAATGGTTTGGGCAAAGAAATTGTTAATGCCTTAAACACATTAGACTTACCAGTAATAATGGGAGCCGTTTTGGTTATAGCGATTGTTTTTATCACTATAAACATCTTTGTGGATGTCATTTATGCTTGGCTGGATCCGAGAGTGAAGTTGTCATAA